One Myxococcus xanthus genomic window carries:
- a CDS encoding non-ribosomal peptide synthetase: protein MSVRELLGTLAARGVRLRVDGDKLVVEAGKAVLTPELRTELAANKADILAFLRKHTAHDEVGSGPERPVTRPQVIPLSSGQERLWFLDRLSPGTAQYNVHLGLRVHGALDTVALRRSLDELVRRHEVLRTAFPEVDGSPRQVIAPPDVGATLSVVEVRGLTEAQRDEEVQRRSEALAQQPFDLAQGPLFRVTLVSLDADDSALFVTKHHIITDGWSLGVFVRELSALYASFVRGQAAALPPVSMQFAESALREQAWLAGAAGGRERAFWKEKLQGLPPLQLPVDRGVSSATSHRGATVPVAFSPGLSEALRELGQREGCSLFMVLYAAFAALLHRYSGQLDFGVGTVTANRGSVPPDLIGFIANTLVLRSDVSGDPTFSQWLARARKTVLDAQDHQALPFSEVVKAVGASREGGLNPLVRACFTLENIPAPTLDLPGTRWSFLGGAPDGSVEGVAKFELSLILASGEQGLAGMLEYSRELFDATTAERMVGHLQVLLEAVVAKPETPLSKLPVLSTEERTRLLTAWNGPVLGVPALCMHELIQAQVERTPNAVAVVSGTRTLTYAELNRRANQLAHHLRRLGVRPEARVGLCVERTEDLVIGLLAILKAGGAYVPLDPAYPKERLALILEDAQVPVLLTQQRLLPGLPATEARVVCLDADAAALGAEPEVNPGRVTTPDSLAYLIYTSGSTGKPKGVMIDHRNAVAFLQWAQSVFSPESLAGTLASTSICFDLSVFEIFTPLCCGAKVIVAKNALELPELPAAKEVTLVNTVPSAMGALLRGGGVPASVTIVNLAGEALAGALVDSIYALGHVRDVFNLYGPSETTTYSTFTRVNRGETPTIGRPVGNTQVYVLDANREPMPVGVPGEVYIGGHGVARGYLGRTELTAERFVTSPFAGDAGAHLYRTGDLARWLPDGQLEYLGRMDHQVKLRGFRIELGEIGAALQEHPGIRDAVVVVREGPGADKQLVAYVVGRDGKAPEPGALRDHLKSRLPEYMVPFVFVGLEALPLTPNGKVDRAALPAPDRVGSGTAKAHVAPRTPGEATLADIWRQVLGVEQVGVHDHFFELGGHSLLLYRVLVLARAASGADIPLRALLQSPTLEEMARTIEAAKTGSLPVHDVVAELEADAVLEAGLLPGTALPSTSGPARAVLLTGATGFLGAFLLEELCRKTQARIHCLVRSKSEQEGMQRIRKNLESYSLWRDDLASRIVPVRGDIGQPLLGLSEAEFQRLSEEVDAVYHNGALVNFIYPYESMRAANVLGTREILRLCVRTRIKPLHYVSTVSVLPVGRQLPFREDEPLEAAASLVGGYAQSKWVAEKLVREASQRGLPVTIHRPGRVTGHSRTGAWNTDDLVCRTLKGCVQLGSAPSVDALLDVTPVDYVSSAIVDLSLRPESLGQTFHLVNPQFVRADEMWSHMRAFGYGLRVLPYDEWLAELGLAAPSDRELGDLLLFLQQVPPEDRSVGGPRMVVCDSGHTLKALGGTGTSCPTVDATLISTYLSSLVQRGFLAAPAGW from the coding sequence ATGAGTGTACGGGAGCTGTTGGGCACCCTCGCGGCCAGGGGCGTTCGCCTGCGTGTCGACGGTGACAAGCTGGTGGTGGAGGCGGGCAAGGCCGTCCTCACGCCGGAGCTGCGGACCGAGCTGGCGGCGAACAAGGCTGACATCCTCGCGTTCCTGCGCAAGCACACCGCGCACGACGAGGTGGGCAGCGGCCCTGAGCGGCCCGTCACGAGGCCCCAGGTCATCCCGCTGTCCAGCGGGCAGGAGCGGCTCTGGTTCCTGGACCGGCTGTCACCGGGCACCGCGCAGTACAACGTCCACCTGGGGCTGCGGGTACACGGCGCGCTGGACACGGTGGCGCTGCGCCGGAGCCTGGACGAGCTGGTCCGCCGGCACGAGGTCCTCCGGACGGCCTTCCCGGAGGTGGACGGAAGTCCAAGGCAGGTCATCGCGCCGCCCGACGTGGGCGCGACGCTGAGCGTCGTGGAGGTGCGGGGGCTGACGGAGGCGCAGCGCGACGAGGAGGTCCAACGGCGCTCGGAGGCGCTGGCCCAGCAGCCTTTCGACCTGGCCCAGGGCCCCCTGTTCCGCGTGACGCTGGTGTCCCTGGACGCCGACGACTCCGCGCTCTTCGTGACGAAGCACCACATCATCACGGATGGCTGGTCGCTCGGCGTCTTCGTCCGGGAGCTGTCGGCGCTCTACGCGTCTTTCGTACGGGGACAGGCCGCGGCCTTGCCACCCGTGTCCATGCAGTTCGCCGAGTCGGCCCTGCGTGAGCAGGCCTGGCTGGCGGGGGCCGCTGGCGGCCGGGAGCGGGCCTTCTGGAAGGAGAAGCTCCAGGGACTGCCGCCACTTCAGCTCCCCGTGGACCGTGGTGTCTCCAGCGCCACCAGCCACCGGGGTGCGACCGTGCCCGTGGCCTTCTCGCCCGGGTTGAGCGAGGCGCTGCGCGAGCTCGGCCAGCGTGAAGGGTGCAGCCTCTTCATGGTGCTCTACGCCGCGTTCGCCGCGCTCCTGCACCGCTACTCGGGACAGCTCGACTTCGGCGTGGGGACGGTGACCGCGAATCGGGGGAGCGTGCCGCCGGACCTCATCGGCTTCATCGCCAACACGCTCGTGCTCCGGAGTGACGTGTCCGGAGACCCGACCTTTTCGCAGTGGCTGGCCCGGGCGCGCAAGACGGTGCTCGACGCCCAGGACCACCAGGCGCTGCCCTTCAGCGAAGTGGTGAAGGCGGTCGGCGCATCGCGTGAGGGCGGGCTCAACCCGCTGGTGCGTGCCTGCTTCACGCTGGAGAACATCCCCGCGCCCACGCTGGACCTGCCCGGGACGCGCTGGTCATTCCTGGGCGGTGCACCTGACGGCAGCGTGGAAGGCGTCGCCAAGTTCGAGCTGTCCCTCATCCTGGCCTCTGGCGAACAGGGCCTGGCTGGCATGCTCGAATACTCGCGCGAGCTCTTCGACGCCACGACGGCGGAGCGGATGGTGGGCCACCTCCAGGTGTTGTTGGAGGCCGTCGTCGCGAAACCAGAGACGCCCCTGTCAAAGCTGCCCGTGCTGTCGACGGAAGAGCGGACGCGGCTGCTCACGGCCTGGAACGGCCCGGTGCTCGGCGTCCCGGCGCTGTGCATGCACGAGCTCATCCAGGCCCAGGTGGAGCGGACGCCGAACGCCGTGGCCGTGGTGAGCGGAACGCGGACGCTGACCTACGCCGAGCTCAACCGCCGGGCGAACCAACTGGCCCATCACCTGCGGCGGCTGGGCGTGCGGCCCGAGGCGCGCGTGGGGCTCTGCGTCGAGCGGACGGAGGACCTCGTCATCGGCCTGTTGGCCATCCTCAAGGCCGGCGGCGCCTACGTGCCACTGGACCCCGCCTACCCGAAGGAGCGGCTGGCGCTCATCCTCGAGGACGCGCAGGTGCCTGTGCTGCTCACGCAGCAACGGCTGCTCCCGGGGCTTCCCGCCACCGAGGCACGCGTGGTGTGTCTGGACGCGGATGCCGCCGCCCTCGGCGCCGAGCCGGAGGTGAACCCCGGGCGTGTCACGACGCCCGATTCGCTCGCGTATCTCATCTACACCTCGGGCTCCACCGGCAAGCCCAAGGGCGTGATGATTGACCACCGGAACGCCGTGGCCTTCTTGCAGTGGGCCCAGAGTGTCTTCTCGCCGGAGTCGTTGGCGGGGACGCTGGCGTCGACGTCCATCTGCTTCGACCTGTCCGTCTTCGAAATCTTCACGCCCCTGTGCTGTGGGGCGAAGGTCATCGTCGCGAAGAATGCGCTGGAGCTGCCCGAACTGCCCGCGGCGAAGGAGGTGACGCTCGTCAACACCGTGCCCTCGGCGATGGGCGCGCTGCTGCGAGGGGGCGGGGTGCCGGCGTCGGTCACCATCGTCAACCTGGCGGGCGAGGCGCTGGCGGGAGCGCTGGTTGACTCCATCTACGCCCTGGGCCACGTGAGAGATGTCTTCAACCTCTACGGCCCGAGCGAGACGACGACCTATTCCACGTTCACCCGTGTGAACCGGGGCGAGACGCCGACCATCGGCCGGCCCGTTGGAAATACCCAGGTCTACGTGCTGGATGCGAACCGGGAGCCCATGCCCGTGGGGGTGCCGGGCGAGGTCTACATCGGCGGGCATGGTGTCGCGCGGGGCTACCTGGGCCGGACGGAGCTGACGGCGGAGCGGTTCGTCACGTCTCCCTTCGCCGGGGACGCGGGCGCGCACTTGTACCGGACAGGAGACCTGGCGAGGTGGCTGCCGGACGGGCAACTCGAATACCTGGGCCGGATGGACCACCAGGTGAAGCTCCGCGGCTTCCGCATCGAGCTGGGTGAGATTGGCGCGGCGCTGCAGGAGCACCCAGGCATCCGCGACGCGGTCGTCGTCGTGCGAGAAGGCCCGGGCGCTGACAAGCAGTTGGTGGCGTATGTGGTGGGCCGCGACGGGAAGGCCCCCGAGCCGGGTGCGCTGCGCGACCACCTCAAGTCCCGGCTGCCCGAGTACATGGTGCCCTTCGTGTTCGTGGGCCTGGAGGCCTTGCCGCTCACGCCGAACGGGAAGGTGGACCGCGCCGCGCTCCCCGCGCCGGACCGTGTGGGCTCCGGGACGGCGAAGGCCCACGTCGCGCCGAGAACGCCTGGGGAAGCCACGCTGGCGGACATCTGGCGCCAGGTGCTTGGGGTGGAGCAGGTGGGCGTGCACGACCACTTCTTCGAGCTCGGAGGCCACTCGCTGCTGCTCTACCGGGTGCTCGTCCTCGCGCGGGCCGCGTCGGGCGCGGACATCCCGCTGAGGGCCCTGTTGCAGTCGCCGACGCTGGAGGAGATGGCGCGCACCATCGAGGCCGCGAAGACGGGCTCGCTGCCGGTCCACGACGTGGTGGCGGAGCTGGAGGCGGACGCCGTGCTGGAGGCAGGGCTGCTGCCGGGAACGGCGCTTCCGTCCACCTCCGGGCCCGCGCGCGCCGTGCTGCTGACGGGCGCCACGGGCTTCCTCGGCGCATTCCTGCTCGAGGAGCTCTGCCGGAAGACGCAGGCGCGCATCCATTGCCTGGTCCGCTCCAAGTCGGAGCAGGAGGGGATGCAGCGGATTCGCAAGAACCTGGAGAGCTACTCGCTGTGGCGCGACGACCTGGCGTCGCGAATCGTCCCTGTCCGAGGGGACATCGGCCAGCCCCTGCTGGGCCTGTCGGAAGCGGAGTTCCAGCGGCTGTCGGAGGAGGTGGACGCCGTCTACCACAACGGTGCGCTCGTCAATTTCATCTACCCCTACGAGTCGATGCGCGCGGCGAACGTGCTGGGTACGCGGGAGATTCTTCGCCTGTGCGTGCGCACGCGCATCAAGCCGCTGCACTATGTCTCCACGGTGTCGGTGCTGCCCGTGGGGCGCCAGCTTCCCTTCCGCGAGGATGAGCCGCTGGAAGCGGCTGCGAGCCTGGTGGGCGGTTATGCCCAGAGCAAGTGGGTGGCGGAGAAGCTCGTGCGTGAGGCCTCGCAGCGAGGACTCCCTGTGACGATTCACCGGCCGGGGCGGGTGACGGGGCACAGCAGGACGGGTGCGTGGAACACGGACGACCTGGTGTGCAGGACCCTCAAGGGCTGCGTCCAACTGGGGAGTGCGCCCAGCGTGGACGCGCTGCTGGACGTGACGCCGGTGGACTACGTGAGCAGCGCCATCGTGGACCTGTCCCTGCGTCCCGAGTCCCTTGGTCAGACCTTCCACCTGGTCAACCCGCAGTTCGTGCGAGCGGACGAGATGTGGAGCCACATGCGAGCCTTTGGCTACGGGCTGCGCGTGCTCCCCTATGACGAGTGGCTCGCGGAGCTCGGCCTCGCGGCGCCGTCCGACCGTGAGCTGGGAGACCTGCTCCTGTTCCTCCAGCAGGTGCCGCCCGAGGACCGGAGCGTGGGTGGGCCGCGGATGGTGGTCTGCGACAGCGGGCACACGCTGAAGGCGCTGGGAGGAACAGGGACGTCGTGTCCGACCGTGGATGCCACGTTGATTTCGACGTATCTCTCCTCGCTGGTGCAGCGTGGCTTCCTGGCTGCTCCCGCTGGGTGGTAG